CTTTTAAAAAACTTATTTGGGGAAGGTGACAATTATAGGGCGGGGCCACGAAACATGCTAAACACGAACATGCTAAAATAGAAAGAACGAGGTGAGAAATGTGGCAAATATTCATGAAATTGCAAAGCTGGCGGGTGTATCCTCGGCAACGGTGTCTCGTGTCATTAATAACCATCCGTACGTAAGTGAACCGACAAGGCAGCGTGTACAGGAGGTCATAGACCGACTGGATTATGTACCTAATTTGAATGCGGTTTCATTAAAAAAGGGCATGACCAAGCTCATAGGAATTATTTCAATTTCTTTTAATGATTCATTGGGTTCATTTGTGCGTGGATTTACAACCTATGCCCAGGAGCATGGTTTTAATATGGCACTATTTATTACGAATGGAGAGAAGGAGCGGGAGCTTGAAGCACTGGAAATGTTGCGGAGAAAGCAACTGGACGCCTTGGTCTGTATGATTCGCGTCAATGAGTGGAGTGTGATTGAGCACTACACCAAATATGGTCCAATTGTGACATGGCAGCGTGTAAACATTGAGGCCATCCCGTCTGTATTTATGGACCAGTATCAGGGGTACATGCTTGCGCTGGAGCATCTGTATGCCAGAGGCTATCGCAGCATTGTGAATGTATATGGGAATATGAGGGGATTGAATACGAAGGAGCGCATACGGGCTTATCATGATTTTTGCAAAAAACATGATTTGAACGCTGATGCTTTCTCGCATTTTTATGGCTTAAATTCAATAGAAGCGGGTGAACAAATTGCTCACTGGTGGGGCGAACAATCCAACAAGCCGGATGCCTTCGCTTGTTCTACCGATTATTTGGCTGCAGGGCTGTTGACCGAAGCACGTAGGCTCGGTGTTTCTATCCCGAGTAATGTTGCAGTGGTGGGCTTTGATAACACCGAAATTTCGCATTTGCTTGATTTAACCACCATTCATTACCCGATTGACAAGCAAGCGGAAAATGCATTCATTATGATTCGAAATGCCCTAGAGGGGCTTCATGAAGAATTACATCCCTTGGAATTCAAGTTAGTAGAGCGAGCGACCACCTAATATCCTGGTTATTCTTTTTTATCCGGTGCTGAGCTATTCAAGTCACATAATTGAGGTGATATTTTATGCAATATAGGTTAACTGATACTCACTTTGGCACGCTCTATCATATTTCGGTACCAGAAGATTTCGAATCTTTTGATCATAATAAAGCACTAACTCCGGGTGAGGGAGGCGACTTCTTTTTTGAAGAGTTCCTTAATCCAGTACTAAAATTAATAAATGAAAATAAAAAGTAAAAAATAAAAAAGGACTCCATAACAGCATAAATCCCCAGGAGTCCCTTCTTTACACAATACTCTAATTCAAACGAATTTCTAATAATTCCATTTCGAAAATTAAGTCAAAAAAACATGTATAGATCGTAAGTAGAATTAATGATTTAAAATAGGTATTTCTCCAAGCAGATTCTTCAAGTTAATGGAATCCCACGGCATATGTTCGGTTATACCTAACCCAACTACATCAGTTTCTTCAGATAGTTCTTTAATCAGATGAAGTAGTTGAGGTATTTGCATTGTTCCCGCAGGAGAAAGATTATAGGGAGCTTCAGGGTTGGCGAATAATAAAGAACGAAATGCTTTTGGATCAAGTACATCTAAATCAAGGTGAATCGCCAGGTGCTTGATGCCGCTTTCTTTAATCCACTCTTTTATTGATTCGGTACTGGTCGTTAACTCTTGGGTCCCAGCAGTTCGAATCCCTAATCTTTGAATTACTTCAGTATCTGTTTCTGTAGTGGTAACACCTAACCTTTGAAATGTCTCTGAAAATGCTTTTGTTTCTTCTTCTGTAGGAGCTGCTAATCCAGCGATAAAGACATTTTCAGGTTTAAGAGGAATTTTCACATGTTTTGCGAACTCCTCATCTCCTTCTCCCAAAAGGTTCCCAAGCGGTAATGTATGTCCGTTATCATAGCCTACATATCTAACTAAATCACTGTGAGCATCAATCCAAATTAATCCTAATTCTCCGCCGTATCGTTCGTTTAAATAGGCAAATGGGGCTTGCTCGACTAAGCAGTCACCACCAAACATTACTATGCGATCTGGCTTATGAGCGTCAATGATATGTTGAGCAGCCTCTAATTGTTCAAGTAGCTGTTTTCTCCCATACATACCGTTCTCGTTGGCAAGCGGAGTTCCATCATAAGCTTGAACTGGAACATGAATAAGGGGTTGATCATTGTCTGGGGCTAGCCAAGCCAGCAGTTCAGCTCCAAAAGAGTAGTTAGGATTGTTTCCTCCTTGCCATTGCGGCATTAACAGGCGTATTGTTTTAGTCATATTTTCTCTCCTTTACTTCAAATTACGGTTAGTATAAACTGAACGCAAATAAAAACGTAGTACGCACTAATTTGATAGGTACTACCCGAAAGGATAGTGTGAATATGAGTATGGCTGAATTTAAAGGTAAAGTTAAAAACATTCAAGATACACCTTTTGGTTATACAGTGTCAGTTATTGGTGGTAAATGGAAAATGGTTATTATTTATCTTCTGGCCGAAAACCAAGTG
This window of the Paenibacillus polymyxa genome carries:
- a CDS encoding LacI family DNA-binding transcriptional regulator, coding for MANIHEIAKLAGVSSATVSRVINNHPYVSEPTRQRVQEVIDRLDYVPNLNAVSLKKGMTKLIGIISISFNDSLGSFVRGFTTYAQEHGFNMALFITNGEKERELEALEMLRRKQLDALVCMIRVNEWSVIEHYTKYGPIVTWQRVNIEAIPSVFMDQYQGYMLALEHLYARGYRSIVNVYGNMRGLNTKERIRAYHDFCKKHDLNADAFSHFYGLNSIEAGEQIAHWWGEQSNKPDAFACSTDYLAAGLLTEARRLGVSIPSNVAVVGFDNTEISHLLDLTTIHYPIDKQAENAFIMIRNALEGLHEELHPLEFKLVERATT
- a CDS encoding arginase family protein — translated: MTKTIRLLMPQWQGGNNPNYSFGAELLAWLAPDNDQPLIHVPVQAYDGTPLANENGMYGRKQLLEQLEAAQHIIDAHKPDRIVMFGGDCLVEQAPFAYLNERYGGELGLIWIDAHSDLVRYVGYDNGHTLPLGNLLGEGDEEFAKHVKIPLKPENVFIAGLAAPTEEETKAFSETFQRLGVTTTETDTEVIQRLGIRTAGTQELTTSTESIKEWIKESGIKHLAIHLDLDVLDPKAFRSLLFANPEAPYNLSPAGTMQIPQLLHLIKELSEETDVVGLGITEHMPWDSINLKNLLGEIPILNH